A section of the Buchnera aphidicola (Mindarus japonicus) genome encodes:
- the infB gene encoding translation initiation factor IF-2, producing the protein MNNITLKMLANELKISVIKILEYFSDLGIKKTEEMLITKKEKKNLLDYLDQKKNFKLEKMVLRRKKRSTINISNIYGKKKSIPVEVREIKTYFKHLNKNDQFNDKKETLLNKSAVIKEKEIFDKKKIQNKKKINENTFNDIPNKFKKNSKQPIQKKNIQHLDKKNILNGSKLKTSLKTIKKNSSSSEQSINKKGNKETILKKFTIYDNKRKENIKINEKKNKFVKNNKKRKVYSSKLNKENIQLIKKNNINYKKNNKKKSSLQQSFTKPTRIINKDVFINESITVSDLANKMAVKSELVIKKLKKMEILVANNNILDVETSQLIAEEMGHKVYVRQENALEKLILQNCYDSQKNLKFRPPIVTVMGHVDHGKTSLLDYIKSSQIASKEAGGITQHIGAYQVHTPKGIITFLDTPGHAAFTSMRIRGAQITDIVILVVAADDGVKPQTVEAIHHAKSANVPIIVAISKIDKTTENIEKITDELNKYNIVPEKWGGENIFIKFSSKSGKGISNLLDAILLQAEILELKAAVDGLASGIVIESRLDKGTGPVASILVKEGTLNKGDIIICGSEYGKVRAIKNEKGKNILFAEPSLPVEVLGLSGMPVVGEKIIVVLEEKKAKELALYRKLKDRKLQLTKKNKFKIETMFKSIEKNSNLELNIILKSDVQGSLEAIKSVLIELSQNSEIKLKLVSSGVGGITETDISLAIASNSVVLGFNVKPDISAKKIIELENVSFRHYSVIYKLINDIKDMIKGKSSPEYKNEIIGLAEVRNIFTSPKFGTIAGCMVIDGIIKKNNFVRIFRNEKVIHNGELDSLKRFKNDVNEVRSGMECGIGIKNYNDICIGDKIEIFKKVEIENN; encoded by the coding sequence ATGAATAATATAACATTAAAAATGTTGGCGAACGAATTAAAAATATCTGTAATAAAAATATTAGAATATTTTTCTGATTTAGGGATAAAAAAAACAGAAGAAATGTTGATTACTAAAAAAGAAAAAAAAAATTTATTAGATTATTTAGATCAAAAAAAAAATTTTAAATTAGAAAAAATGGTTTTAAGAAGAAAAAAAAGAAGTACAATTAATATTTCTAATATTTATGGAAAAAAAAAATCTATTCCAGTTGAAGTAAGAGAAATTAAAACTTATTTTAAACATTTAAATAAAAATGATCAGTTTAATGATAAAAAAGAAACTCTTTTAAATAAAAGTGCTGTGATAAAAGAAAAAGAAATTTTTGATAAAAAAAAAATACAGAATAAAAAAAAAATAAATGAGAATACTTTTAATGATATTCCAAATAAATTTAAAAAAAATTCCAAACAACCTATTCAAAAAAAAAATATACAGCATTTAGATAAAAAAAATATTTTAAATGGATCAAAGTTAAAAACTTCATTAAAAACAATAAAAAAGAATAGTAGTTCTTCTGAACAAAGCATTAATAAAAAAGGAAATAAAGAGACTATTCTAAAAAAATTTACAATATATGATAATAAAAGAAAAGAAAACATTAAAATAAACGAAAAGAAAAATAAGTTTGTTAAAAACAATAAAAAAAGAAAAGTTTATTCATCTAAATTAAATAAAGAAAACATTCAGTTAATTAAAAAAAATAATATTAATTATAAAAAAAATAACAAGAAAAAAAGTTCATTGCAACAATCATTTACAAAACCCACAAGAATAATTAATAAAGATGTTTTTATTAACGAAAGTATTACCGTTTCAGATTTAGCTAACAAAATGGCAGTAAAAAGTGAATTAGTAATAAAAAAATTAAAAAAAATGGAAATATTAGTTGCTAATAACAATATTCTAGATGTAGAAACGAGTCAATTAATAGCAGAAGAAATGGGGCATAAGGTTTATGTACGTCAAGAGAATGCATTAGAAAAATTAATTCTTCAAAATTGTTATGATAGTCAAAAAAATTTAAAATTTAGACCTCCAATAGTAACAGTGATGGGACATGTCGATCACGGAAAAACTTCTTTATTAGATTATATTAAATCTAGTCAAATTGCATCAAAGGAAGCGGGAGGAATTACACAACATATTGGGGCTTATCAGGTACATACTCCAAAAGGAATTATTACTTTTCTAGACACTCCTGGACATGCTGCATTTACTTCTATGAGAATTCGAGGAGCACAGATAACCGATATAGTAATTTTAGTTGTTGCTGCAGATGACGGAGTTAAACCACAAACTGTAGAGGCAATTCATCATGCAAAATCTGCTAATGTTCCTATTATTGTAGCTATTAGTAAAATTGATAAAACAACTGAAAATATCGAAAAAATTACTGATGAATTAAACAAGTATAATATAGTGCCTGAAAAATGGGGAGGAGAGAATATATTTATAAAGTTTTCTTCTAAATCAGGGAAAGGTATTTCAAATTTATTGGACGCAATTTTATTACAGGCAGAAATTTTAGAGTTAAAAGCTGCCGTTGATGGTTTAGCTAGTGGAATAGTGATTGAATCAAGATTAGATAAAGGAACTGGACCAGTAGCTAGCATTTTAGTAAAAGAAGGAACGTTAAATAAAGGAGATATCATTATCTGTGGATCTGAATATGGAAAAGTTCGTGCAATAAAAAATGAAAAAGGTAAGAATATTTTATTTGCCGAGCCTTCTTTACCCGTTGAAGTTTTAGGATTATCAGGAATGCCAGTAGTAGGAGAAAAAATAATAGTCGTTTTAGAAGAAAAAAAAGCAAAAGAACTTGCTTTATATAGAAAATTAAAAGATAGGAAATTACAATTAACCAAAAAAAATAAATTTAAAATTGAAACAATGTTTAAATCTATTGAAAAAAATTCAAATTTAGAATTAAATATTATTTTAAAATCAGACGTACAAGGTTCATTAGAAGCAATCAAAAGTGTATTAATTGAATTAAGTCAAAATAGTGAAATAAAATTAAAACTTGTTAGTTCGGGAGTTGGTGGAATTACAGAAACTGATATTTCTTTAGCTATTGCATCTAATTCAGTAGTATTAGGATTTAATGTTAAACCAGATATTTCAGCAAAAAAAATTATTGAACTAGAAAACGTTTCTTTTAGACATTATTCCGTTATTTATAAGTTAATTAATGATATAAAAGATATGATAAAGGGAAAATCTTCTCCTGAATATAAAAATGAAATTATTGGTTTAGCTGAAGTTAGAAATATTTTTACTTCTCCTAAATTTGGAACAATTGCTGGATGTATGGTTATAGATGGAATCATTAAAAAAAATAATTTTGTTCGAATTTTTAGAAATGAAAAAGTTATACATAATGGAGAATTGGATTCTTTAAAAAGATTTAAAAATGATGTAAATGAAGTTAGAAGCGGAATGGAATGTGGAATTGGAATTAAAAATTATAATGATATTTGCATAGGAGATAAGATAGAAATATTTAAAAAAGTTGAAATTGAAAACAACTAA
- the secG gene encoding preprotein translocase subunit SecG → MHTVCLISFILLSFFLIFLILIQSENNSEIISSINNNYEKKYLSVNFENNFLFFITSFIAVLFFVVSLILSNISSI, encoded by the coding sequence ATGCATACAGTTTGTTTAATTTCTTTTATTCTTTTATCTTTTTTTTTAATTTTTTTAATTTTAATTCAATCAGAAAATAATTCTGAAATAATTAGTTCAATAAACAATAATTATGAAAAAAAATATTTATCTGTAAATTTTGAAAATAATTTCCTTTTTTTTATAACAAGTTTCATAGCAGTATTATTTTTTGTAGTTAGTTTAATATTATCTAATATTAGTAGCATTTAA
- a CDS encoding BolA/IbaG family iron-sulfur metabolism protein, whose protein sequence is MKNIIKSLLLKKISLEKIYIKGDDYHLIIVAIGKIFFNMNEKERQQVIYSPLKKLITNNKIHALTIETYTLKEWKKYKENNKF, encoded by the coding sequence ATGAAAAATATAATAAAATCTTTATTACTTAAAAAAATTTCATTAGAAAAAATTTACATTAAAGGTGATGATTATCATTTAATAATAGTTGCAATTGGAAAAATATTTTTTAATATGAACGAAAAAGAAAGACAACAAGTAATCTACTCTCCTTTAAAAAAATTAATTACAAATAATAAAATACATGCTCTTACAATTGAAACTTACACTCTTAAAGAATGGAAAAAATATAAAGAAAATAATAAATTTTAG
- the nusA gene encoding transcription termination factor NusA — MNKEILAVVEAVSNEKALPREKIFEALETALATATKKKYERDIDVRVQINRKNGDFHTFRRWLVVHKVIYPTKEITLEAAKLENININVNEYVEDQINSVTFDRITTQTAKQVIVQKVREAERFMILDQFSQYIGEIVIGIVKKNNRDNVVLDLGNNAEGIITKEHMLPRENFRSGDRVRGVLYSVNPEQKGIQLFITRSKPEMLVELFKIEVPEIGEEIIEIKAAARDPGLRSKIAVKTNDKRIDPIGACVGMRGARVQAISNELCGEKIDIILWHENPAQFVINAMAPSEVSSIIVNKENHTMDIAVKSENLAKAIGRNGQNIRLASQLTTWELNVMTIDDLNKKYEKEEKNIFSLFKEKLLISDKLAELLIQEGFSSIEELAYIPFNELLKVKSLDNLTASSIREQAKKVLERKALNKKKKLSSRITKDLLNLKGMSFNLAQKLAEKKIYTLENLADQSIDDLIDISELDNNTAGKLIMAARNICWFNTKVK; from the coding sequence ATGAATAAAGAAATTTTGGCTGTTGTGGAAGCTGTTTCTAATGAAAAAGCTTTACCAAGAGAAAAAATTTTTGAAGCGTTAGAAACTGCATTAGCTACAGCGACTAAAAAAAAATATGAACGAGATATTGATGTTCGAGTGCAAATTAACAGAAAAAATGGAGATTTTCATACATTTAGAAGATGGCTGGTAGTGCATAAAGTAATATATCCAACAAAAGAAATAACATTAGAAGCTGCCAAACTTGAAAACATTAATATTAATGTTAATGAATATGTGGAAGATCAAATTAATTCTGTAACTTTTGATAGAATTACCACACAAACAGCGAAACAAGTAATAGTACAAAAAGTAAGAGAAGCTGAACGATTTATGATTTTAGATCAGTTTTCTCAATATATAGGGGAAATTGTTATAGGAATAGTTAAAAAAAATAATAGAGATAATGTTGTATTAGATTTAGGAAATAATGCTGAAGGTATTATTACAAAAGAACATATGTTACCAAGAGAAAATTTTAGATCTGGAGATCGTGTTAGAGGGGTATTATATTCAGTAAATCCTGAGCAAAAAGGAATTCAATTATTTATTACTAGATCAAAGCCTGAAATGTTAGTTGAATTATTTAAAATTGAAGTACCAGAAATTGGGGAAGAAATTATAGAAATAAAAGCTGCAGCTAGAGATCCAGGATTACGTTCAAAAATAGCAGTTAAAACAAATGATAAAAGAATAGATCCTATTGGAGCTTGTGTAGGTATGAGGGGCGCTAGAGTACAAGCTATCTCTAATGAATTATGTGGTGAAAAAATAGATATTATTTTATGGCACGAGAATCCTGCTCAATTTGTAATTAATGCCATGGCTCCATCAGAAGTTTCATCAATAATAGTAAATAAAGAAAATCATACTATGGATATTGCTGTTAAATCTGAAAATTTAGCTAAAGCAATTGGTCGAAACGGACAAAATATTCGATTAGCGTCGCAATTGACCACTTGGGAGTTAAATGTGATGACTATAGACGATTTAAATAAAAAATATGAAAAAGAAGAAAAAAATATTTTTTCTTTATTTAAAGAAAAATTATTAATTAGTGATAAGTTAGCTGAACTATTAATACAAGAAGGATTTTCTTCAATAGAAGAATTAGCATATATACCCTTTAATGAATTATTAAAAGTTAAGAGTTTAGATAATTTAACAGCTAGTTCTATTCGAGAACAAGCAAAGAAAGTTTTAGAAAGGAAAGCATTAAATAAGAAAAAAAAATTATCTTCACGCATTACAAAAGATCTTTTAAATTTAAAAGGAATGAGTTTTAATTTAGCTCAAAAATTAGCTGAAAAAAAAATATATACTTTAGAAAATTTAGCAGATCAAAGCATTGATGATTTAATTGATATTTCAGAACTAGATAATAATACAGCTGGTAAATTAATTATGGCTGCTAGAAACATTTGCTGGTTTAATACTAAAGTTAAATAG
- the greA gene encoding transcription elongation factor GreA has product MITHVPMTVKGVKKLKKELEKLKKIKRPQIIASIANAREHGDLKENAEYHAAREEQGFCEGRIQDIENKLSIAQIIDVTKIKNTGRVIFGSTVTIRNIKKSETFTYRIVGDDEADFKKNLISINSPVARSLIGKYNNNIVEVTTPLGIVSYKILKVEYI; this is encoded by the coding sequence ATGATAACGCACGTTCCAATGACTGTAAAAGGCGTTAAAAAACTTAAAAAAGAGCTTGAAAAATTAAAAAAAATAAAACGGCCCCAAATTATTGCTTCTATTGCTAACGCCAGAGAACATGGTGATTTAAAAGAAAATGCTGAATATCATGCAGCTAGAGAAGAACAAGGATTTTGCGAAGGAAGAATTCAAGATATTGAAAATAAATTATCTATTGCTCAAATTATAGATGTAACAAAAATAAAAAATACAGGAAGAGTGATTTTTGGTTCAACTGTTACTATTAGAAATATTAAAAAATCCGAAACATTTACATATAGAATTGTCGGGGACGACGAAGCAGATTTTAAAAAAAATTTAATTTCAATTAATTCTCCGGTTGCAAGAAGTCTAATAGGAAAATACAATAATAATATTGTTGAGGTTACAACGCCATTGGGAATAGTAAGCTATAAAATATTAAAAGTAGAATATATTTAA
- the truB gene encoding tRNA pseudouridine(55) synthase TruB: MSFLKLKKNGILLLDKPKGFSSNYILQRVKKIFKSKKAGHIGSLDPLATGMLPICFGEATKFSMHLLNSNKHYRVIAKFGEKTSTLDSMGEIISIRPVNFSFNTLKKALKKFVGKIFQIPPMYSAIKHKGLELYKYARKGIKIDRKKRKVFIYELKYIFHDKKILQLEVICSKGTYIRTLIDDVGEYLGCGAHITYLRRLKVGSFFTSQLVNFNTLCLYKKNKNKFISNYQLNKLLIPIDSALSIFPVINLSIKKAYLLKLGQKVFSSIYYSGTVRITEGKNKIFIGIGKNDDLGNLFPIRLISTHNS, from the coding sequence ATGTCTTTTTTAAAATTAAAAAAAAATGGTATTTTATTATTAGACAAACCAAAAGGATTTTCTTCAAACTATATATTACAGAGAGTAAAAAAAATTTTTAAATCTAAAAAAGCAGGACATATAGGATCTTTAGATCCATTGGCAACCGGGATGTTGCCAATTTGTTTTGGAGAAGCAACTAAATTTTCAATGCATTTATTAAATTCTAATAAACATTATCGAGTTATTGCAAAATTTGGAGAAAAAACTTCTACTTTAGATTCTATGGGAGAAATTATTTCAATTCGTCCAGTTAATTTTTCTTTTAATACTTTAAAAAAAGCATTAAAAAAATTTGTTGGGAAAATTTTTCAAATTCCCCCAATGTATTCTGCTATAAAACATAAAGGATTAGAATTATATAAATACGCTCGAAAAGGAATTAAAATAGATAGAAAAAAGAGAAAAGTTTTTATATATGAATTGAAATATATATTTCATGATAAAAAAATATTGCAATTAGAAGTGATATGTTCTAAAGGAACATATATTAGAACATTAATTGATGATGTAGGAGAATATTTAGGTTGTGGGGCTCATATAACATACTTGAGAAGATTAAAAGTAGGTTCTTTTTTTACATCACAATTAGTTAATTTTAATACTTTGTGTCTTTATAAGAAAAATAAAAATAAATTTATTTCAAATTATCAATTAAATAAACTATTAATTCCGATAGATAGTGCTCTTTCTATTTTTCCAGTTATCAATCTTTCTATAAAAAAAGCATATTTATTAAAATTAGGACAAAAAGTTTTTTCTTCTATTTATTATTCTGGAACGGTTAGAATTACAGAAGGAAAAAATAAAATTTTTATAGGAATTGGAAAAAATGATGATTTAGGTAATCTATTTCCCATTCGTTTAATTTCAACACATAACTCTTAA
- the rbfA gene encoding 30S ribosome-binding factor RbfA yields MLYQFNRINRIEKELMKKITSILQFHVNDIRINKIFTISEVQVSKDLNSAKVFISFLGEYSSKKIEENIKILQFSSKYIRKLLSKNMYLRRIPLIFFVYDNSLQEGIKMNKIISKLIYKKNKK; encoded by the coding sequence ATGCTTTATCAGTTTAATCGAATAAATCGAATAGAAAAAGAATTAATGAAAAAGATAACATCTATTTTACAATTTCATGTAAACGATATTAGGATTAATAAAATTTTTACTATATCTGAAGTGCAAGTTTCTAAAGATCTAAATTCAGCAAAAGTATTTATAAGTTTTTTAGGAGAATATTCTTCTAAAAAAATTGAAGAAAATATTAAAATATTACAATTTAGTTCTAAATATATTAGAAAATTGCTATCTAAAAATATGTACTTAAGAAGAATACCATTAATTTTTTTTGTTTATGATAATTCTTTGCAAGAAGGAATAAAAATGAATAAAATTATCAGCAAACTTATTTACAAAAAAAATAAAAAATAA
- the pnp gene encoding polyribonucleotide nucleotidyltransferase produces MLNPIVRKFQYGQHTVTLETGVMARQATAAVMASMDDTAVFITVVVQKKVQPGQKFFPLTVNYQERTYAAGKIPGGFFRREGRPTENEILIARLIDRPIRPLFVTGFLHEVQVIATVVSVNPKINPDIISIIGTSAALSLSGIPFQGPLGAARIGYINGKYVLNPNMEEMKFSKLDLIVSGTKNAVLMVEAEAKILNEEKVLNAISFGHQEQQIVIENISKLQNDVNKLPFEFYIPPVNRILSSKISILSESKIFDAYCIKDKQKRHEELNSIKIEIIEELSNEYSNLDDYEVENIFQSIERKIVRNRVLNGKLRIDGREKDMIRALDIRTGILPRTHGSALFTRGETQSLVATTLGTARDAQNLDELLGDRTENFLFHYNFPPYSVGEIGMVGSPKRREIGHGRLAKRSLLAVMPKIENFPYTIRVVSEITESNGSSSMASVCAASLALMDAGVPIKSAVAGISMGLIKDVKKYVILSDILGDEDHLGDMDFKVAGTSEGITALQMDMKIEGITNEIIKLSLYQAKSARLHILKIMNQALASARNEISELAPRIHTIKINPEKIKDVIGKGGSVIRMLTEETGTTIEIEDNGIIKISANLQEKAKNAIRRIEAITAEIKVGRVYVGKVTRIVDFGAFVSIGIGKEGLVHISQISEKRVEKVTDHLRIDQTMPVKVLEVDRQGRIRLSIKEVKKILPKKELFNLNI; encoded by the coding sequence TTGTTAAACCCTATTGTACGAAAATTTCAATATGGACAACATACTGTAACTCTAGAAACGGGAGTAATGGCGCGTCAAGCTACAGCAGCTGTTATGGCAAGCATGGATGACACAGCTGTTTTCATAACTGTAGTTGTTCAAAAAAAAGTTCAACCTGGACAAAAATTTTTTCCATTAACTGTTAACTATCAAGAACGAACATATGCAGCAGGAAAAATCCCGGGAGGGTTTTTTCGTCGAGAAGGTAGACCAACTGAAAATGAAATATTAATAGCTAGATTAATAGATAGACCTATAAGACCGCTTTTTGTGACAGGATTTTTACATGAAGTACAAGTAATAGCTACAGTTGTTTCAGTAAACCCAAAAATCAATCCAGACATTATTTCAATTATAGGAACATCAGCGGCTTTAAGTTTATCGGGAATTCCATTTCAAGGCCCATTAGGTGCTGCTAGGATTGGGTATATCAATGGAAAATATGTTTTAAATCCAAATATGGAAGAGATGAAATTTAGCAAATTAGATTTAATTGTTTCGGGAACTAAAAATGCTGTTCTTATGGTAGAAGCAGAAGCAAAAATATTAAATGAAGAAAAGGTTTTGAATGCTATATCTTTTGGGCATCAAGAACAGCAAATTGTTATTGAAAATATATCTAAACTACAAAATGATGTAAATAAATTGCCTTTTGAATTCTATATTCCTCCTGTTAACAGAATTTTATCTTCTAAAATTTCTATTTTATCCGAATCTAAAATTTTTGACGCTTATTGTATTAAAGATAAACAAAAAAGACATGAAGAACTAAATTCTATTAAAATTGAGATCATTGAAGAGTTATCGAATGAATATTCAAATTTAGATGATTATGAAGTTGAAAACATTTTTCAATCTATTGAGAGAAAAATAGTTAGAAATAGAGTTTTAAATGGAAAATTACGAATTGATGGAAGAGAAAAAGATATGATTCGAGCTTTGGATATACGTACAGGAATATTGCCTAGGACTCATGGGTCAGCATTATTTACTCGAGGCGAGACACAATCATTAGTTGCAACAACTTTAGGTACTGCTAGAGATGCTCAAAACTTAGATGAACTTCTAGGGGATAGGACAGAGAATTTTTTATTTCATTATAATTTTCCTCCTTATTCAGTAGGTGAAATAGGCATGGTTGGTTCTCCTAAAAGAAGAGAAATTGGGCATGGAAGATTAGCAAAACGAAGCTTGTTAGCAGTTATGCCTAAAATAGAAAATTTTCCTTATACTATAAGGGTTGTTTCTGAAATTACGGAATCAAATGGATCCTCTTCAATGGCCTCAGTATGTGCTGCTTCCTTAGCTTTAATGGATGCAGGAGTACCAATAAAATCTGCTGTTGCTGGAATATCAATGGGTTTAATTAAAGATGTAAAAAAATATGTAATATTATCAGATATACTAGGTGATGAAGATCATCTTGGAGATATGGATTTCAAAGTGGCTGGAACGTCAGAGGGAATAACAGCTTTACAAATGGATATGAAAATAGAAGGAATTACCAATGAAATCATAAAGCTTTCTCTTTATCAAGCAAAAAGCGCTAGATTGCATATACTTAAAATTATGAATCAAGCATTAGCTTCTGCAAGAAATGAAATATCTGAACTCGCTCCAAGAATTCATACTATTAAAATTAACCCTGAAAAAATTAAAGACGTAATAGGTAAAGGAGGTTCAGTAATTAGAATGCTTACTGAAGAAACAGGAACTACAATTGAAATTGAAGATAATGGAATAATTAAGATCTCAGCTAATCTTCAAGAAAAAGCTAAAAATGCAATTCGAAGAATAGAAGCAATAACAGCTGAAATTAAAGTAGGAAGAGTTTATGTTGGAAAAGTAACAAGAATAGTTGATTTTGGAGCATTTGTTTCAATTGGAATTGGAAAAGAAGGATTGGTTCATATTTCTCAAATTTCAGAAAAACGTGTTGAAAAAGTTACTGATCATCTTAGAATTGATCAAACTATGCCAGTAAAAGTATTAGAAGTAGATCGACAAGGTCGAATTCGATTAAGTATTAAAGAAGTAAAAAAAATTTTACCAAAAAAAGAGTTATTTAATTTAAATATTTAA
- the rpsO gene encoding 30S ribosomal protein S15 translates to MSLDKVSKEKIILKYGFNSKNSGNTEVQIALLTHTINHLQDHFSLHTKDHSSRRGLLKMVSKRRKLLDYLKLKSFLKYSNLIEKLSLRR, encoded by the coding sequence ATGTCATTGGATAAAGTTAGTAAAGAAAAAATAATTTTAAAATACGGATTTAATAGTAAAAACTCTGGAAATACGGAAGTTCAAATAGCATTATTAACTCATACAATTAATCATTTACAAGATCATTTTTCTTTACATACTAAAGATCATAGCAGTCGTAGAGGTCTTCTAAAAATGGTTTCTAAACGTAGAAAATTATTAGATTATTTGAAACTTAAAAGTTTTTTAAAATATTCTAATTTAATTGAAAAGTTAAGTTTACGTAGATAG
- the ftsH gene encoding ATP-dependent zinc metalloprotease FtsH — protein sequence MTKNLILWLVVAIILMFIFQNFTTSNLSNRKIEYSTFLSEVNRDQVREARINGREINVIKKDNDRYTTYIPINDPRLLDVLLVKNVRVVGNNSNEPGIIMSVLISWFPTFLLIGIWIFFMRQMQLGGGKGAMSFGKSKAKMLREDQIKTTFSDVAGCDEAKEEVSELVEYLKEPIRFQKLGGKIPKGILMVGPPGTGKTLLAKAIAGEAKVPFFTISGSDFVEMFVGVGASRVRDMFEHARKVAPCIIFIDEIDAVGRQRGAGLGGGHDEREQTLNQMLVEMDGFDGNEGIILIAATNRPDVLDPALLRPGRFDRQVTVALPDIKGREAILNVHIKKVAIGRDVNSKIIARGTPGFSGADLANLVNEAALFAARLNFTTVSMKQFELAKDKMILGSERKSMVMSNLQKECTAFHEAGHVIVGRLVPEHDPAHKVTIIPRGRALGVTFFLPEEDCLSISRQKLESQISTLYGGRLAEEIIYGENSVSTGAQNDIKVATNLARNMVTQWGFSKKLGPLLYAEEEEEVFLGRTVSKSKHISDETARIVDQEIKSLIEKNYNRAKKILHDNLDILYAMKNALIEYETLDSIQISDLMDRKKLKNTEK from the coding sequence ATGACTAAAAACTTGATTCTTTGGTTAGTAGTTGCAATTATACTAATGTTTATTTTTCAAAATTTTACTACAAGCAATTTAAGTAATAGAAAAATTGAATATTCGACATTTTTATCTGAAGTTAATCGAGATCAAGTTAGAGAGGCACGTATTAATGGTAGAGAAATAAACGTTATTAAAAAAGATAATGATCGCTATACGACATATATTCCAATAAATGATCCAAGATTATTGGATGTACTTTTAGTAAAAAACGTTAGAGTAGTAGGGAATAATTCTAATGAACCTGGAATAATTATGTCAGTATTAATTTCTTGGTTTCCTACTTTTTTATTAATTGGAATTTGGATTTTTTTCATGAGGCAAATGCAACTTGGAGGAGGAAAGGGTGCAATGTCTTTTGGAAAAAGTAAAGCTAAAATGTTAAGAGAAGATCAAATAAAAACAACTTTTTCGGATGTAGCTGGTTGTGATGAAGCAAAAGAAGAAGTGAGTGAGTTAGTTGAATATCTTAAAGAACCTATTCGATTTCAGAAATTAGGAGGAAAAATACCAAAGGGTATTTTAATGGTAGGACCACCTGGAACTGGAAAAACATTATTAGCTAAAGCTATAGCCGGAGAGGCTAAAGTTCCATTTTTTACAATTTCAGGTTCTGATTTTGTAGAGATGTTTGTAGGAGTAGGTGCTTCTCGGGTAAGAGATATGTTTGAACATGCTAGAAAAGTAGCACCGTGTATTATTTTTATAGATGAAATAGATGCGGTTGGTCGTCAAAGAGGAGCAGGGCTAGGAGGCGGACATGATGAGAGGGAACAAACTTTAAATCAAATGTTAGTAGAAATGGATGGATTTGATGGAAATGAAGGAATTATACTGATAGCAGCTACTAATCGTCCAGATGTACTAGATCCTGCATTATTACGACCTGGTCGATTTGATCGCCAAGTAACAGTAGCTCTACCCGATATAAAGGGAAGAGAGGCAATTTTAAATGTTCATATTAAAAAAGTAGCAATTGGTAGAGATGTTAATTCTAAAATTATCGCTAGAGGTACTCCAGGATTTTCTGGAGCTGATTTAGCTAATTTAGTAAATGAAGCAGCATTGTTTGCTGCTCGATTAAATTTCACAACAGTTTCTATGAAACAATTTGAATTAGCAAAAGATAAAATGATTTTAGGATCAGAAAGAAAGTCTATGGTTATGAGTAATCTACAAAAAGAGTGCACAGCTTTTCATGAAGCAGGACATGTAATCGTAGGTAGGTTAGTTCCAGAACATGATCCAGCTCATAAGGTAACTATTATTCCTAGAGGAAGAGCATTAGGAGTAACTTTTTTTTTACCGGAAGAAGATTGTTTAAGTATTAGTAGGCAAAAGTTAGAAAGTCAGATTTCTACGTTGTATGGAGGAAGATTAGCAGAAGAAATTATTTACGGAGAAAATTCAGTATCAACTGGAGCACAAAATGATATTAAAGTTGCTACAAATTTAGCAAGAAATATGGTAACCCAATGGGGTTTTTCAAAAAAACTAGGTCCGTTGTTATATGCAGAAGAAGAGGAAGAAGTATTTTTAGGGCGTACCGTTTCTAAATCCAAACATATTTCAGATGAAACAGCTAGAATTGTTGATCAAGAAATAAAATCTTTAATTGAAAAAAATTATAATCGAGCAAAAAAAATACTTCATGACAATTTAGATATTTTATATGCCATGAAAAATGCTTTAATTGAATATGAAACATTAGATTCAATACAAATAAGCGATTTAATGGATAGAAAAAAATTAAAAAATACTGAAAAATAA